GATAGGGACCAGGATCTGTCATTTAACACAGCTTAGCACCAGAAAAGCTTTTACGCACCACTATAGATCCTGCAGGGTGAAAGCCTTGTGAAAAGATTCAAGAAATAACTATGTGGTTTGTAAGCTGAACTGACAATCCCATGACCAAGTCAACGTTGTCTTTCAACAAGATTCCTACAGCATTCAGCACTCAGGTTGGTCTGTGTTATGGAAAGGTTCTTAAATAGTCATCTTTAATCTGCTCCCACAGTACAATAAAGAGTTTGTGATCAAAAGAGCGcagcaaaataaagtttttcatTCATGGACAGCTGTGTGTCAGTATTTTTGGaagcaaacacttttttttatggttTTATAGCACAGTCCTCGTGGAAGAAAAAGTAGAAGCCAGTTCTGTTATTTCCCTATTAAGTTTTTTTTGCACGAATCTCTTATTTAAGTGTCATGAATGATCTGATTAGACAGCATGCACTTGGAACTAAATGCTCATTTGTGATAAAATTATGTGTCAATGAGGGGTGTTGCAGTTGCATAAGTCAAAAGTGTAGGTCCATCTCTCCCAGGAGCTTCTGCTCCTATACTGCATATGAAAAGGGACTTTAACATGTACATTGTTTTGCTTACACAGTGACACTTAAGATGTAAAGGTGGACGCAGCCAGGATATCAGATAATCCACCACTCACAGTTGGTGTTCGGATGGCAAGCAAGTTTGTTTATTAGCTTTCATTCATAAATCTGAAAAATGCAGAAGCTCAAAACACAACAGCTGTTTTCTTGTCTGCTTGCCTCAGGAAAAGACGGCCATGGTCTGATTTGATTACTCTGGAAAAGAATGCGGCAACAAAACACCACAAAAGAACCAGATATTTTGGTGTCCTTGCAGAGGGCGGCATTAAGAGCACAAGTTTGATATTGTCACGCCCACTCACAAAACATGGCTGATGGTCTGACCCAATTGCACCGGTTGTTCTAATGTAGAAGGTCAGTGGCGAGACTGAAGGAGAGAGTCgtcattttgttgttgtagaCGTTCACAATGTCTCAAGGTCAGTTTAAACATATAGTGATTATTTGCCACTATTTTTTCAAGACGTGGAAACAGTTATCTTTGTTGTGGTTAAACCTGACAATGCCGAAGAACCTGTTAAATCTTGTTGATCataaaaatacttcattttCCTTCACATGTTCTGTGTATTCCGACTTTCTTCTAGCTCTTCCAATGGAAAAGCCTGATAAGATCGTCTCCGATTTGACCACATTAGTAGCGCCTTGTTGACAGGGGTCTGCAGAGCAAAATGGTGAGGAGCACTGCATGACACTTAGGGACAGTGTCAGCGTCCGACATAGATTTTAGCAGGTGAACATGTCAGTGGAAACCAGAGTCGCTTACATAACATCAGCCAGTCAGGGACGACATTCTTTCACTATCTACTGCTAGGACAGAGTGAGTGGTATGTTCACACCCCTCTACTCCCCAAATACAAACACGCTATATGTTTCTTCAGAGTCCACCCCTCGGTCAGCTGTCAAAGTAGGTCACAGTCTGAACATGGTTTTACACGTAGAAGGACAGTGCAGTATTTCCATGTCTAATAAATGGAATGAGATTTGTACAATACTACTACTGACATCTGACATGAAGACCCAATAACCAAGCAACATGGCAGTTTTTAATTGAAGTTTTGCAGCACAGTGCAGAACATGCCAACACAGACAATAACATGGGGTACGTACGGCGATTTCTCTGCAGGCCGACATCGATATTCCAGTGCCTTCAATCTGTTTCAGTGCATACTCTTTCTCATCCACCCTGCGGAGTGGAAATGCAGGTTAAATCAAAACAATGTggctgatagatagatagatagatagataataaaAAGCACATTTGTGTGTAAACAGCATGTTTTAGTCCAACACAGTGAATAATTAGACATTTCTGTGAAGAGAAAAATAGGAGTTTCGTTGAATAAAATGGGCCTGCTATTAATGGTGTAATACTTGATCATTAAAGTATTGCAGGAGTCCAAAACATTGCTTTTCAAATCATGACTGAAGTATAGTATAAGTATAGTATAGACACACATTCCTTAAATTAAGTTCAACGTGAATCAGAATAAAACAGTGACATTTATGAACATTTACAAAACCTGTCAAATCAACTGAGTTTGCAACACCAGTAAGACTGAAAGTTAACTGTGCTTTTATTATGATGATCCAAAACAACCTGCGTGACATGTAATGAGGGGAAAACATGTCTTGAGATCAAACACAGCACTGTTAAATCGTACCACCAGGCACTGTTAAATAGTACCATCAGAAGCTGATCAAAGTAAACATCATTTGCTCGtttgattttgaaaatgtcaaatgaacTGTATTaacaatggaaataaataacatttcgAAGGGTAGCATGGCAAGCAGGTTGAGGTAACATGGGTTTGGAGTGAACTCGGATGCTTCCTGTGTGCCGTATGTTATAGAGGTTTTcctctgaaaaagaaaagttgtcTCTCATGGACTAGTGAGGTGCCCACATAGTAGTATGACTCTtcccccaagtagctgggatagactctAGCTCCTTGCAACcacaaaacaatgtttctgTCACTAGTCACGTGCACAAAAAAGTAAGGAAACCGAAAAATGTATGACTTGTCTACAATGTCTGACTTGAAatcacatatatatttattactTTATAGAGTCTCCAAGCTCAACAGCTGCATCTTCAAATGGATTTCAGACCACTGTTCTAGAGGCAATACAGACCCTATTATTTGTATGAGGACACTTGCTCAATTACTGGGGTGAGTCTAGTGTCAAGCATTGACCTCTCAATTACCAGCCGACCACATCTAACAATGTCACCCAAACTCGATTTGCTCATTAGGAGCAATAATGAGGGTGGGATCTTGTTAAAAGACACATTACTACAGACATTACAGGCGACTGGATGAAGAGGACAATCAAAATGCATCCATAATAATATTCTCAAATtgtgaaaatttaaaaataaataaaatcaaggaAGTGTCACAGAGTGGAGGCTCGATCTCCACGAGTTAAACGAATTACCCTGCGCTATCCCCTGATAAGTAAAGTTTCGCTGCCAAGTGTTATTATCAATTTGGGATTTTGCCAATTTGGCAGCATATAGTCGGACTGTTGTCATGGCAGCCCAGGCCGTGGGAAGGCGAGCGATCTAAACATTGCATGTTCGGTGTCACATGACCGACGACGTTCACGTCAATAATCGTTCGATTGCTGCGAGTCtgacatcagtttgacagtgtgCTGATGAAAATGGGGTAGAAGCTTGTCATGTTACTATCGCGGGAAAGGACGATACCAGTGTCTCCGGTTTACACGCGTTTAGAGCAAACTATGACCCATTCGCCGACGACGATAGATTAAACGCGTTGGTATTGTTTACAGTGCAGTATTAGGGGCGAAAAACAGGGTACAGCGGGTAGGCGAGGGGGGCCGTTGGTGAGTGAATGCgttacatgaaaacaaaaacacacacgggCTATCGCTTCGGGGAGGTTCAAATCTAGCGCCCCATTCAACACACAGCCGAAGTGTGTGTTTACAAAAGGCACGGTGCAGACATGTCCTTGTTAATGTAAACAATAGCGTCCACAGTTGTCTTACCCGTCTTTGCGCTTAGCTTTATAAACGTGCCCGTAGGTACCTCGACCCACTTTGCAACCTTCATATTCGAACAGATCTTCTACTCGCTCCCGCTCGGCCGCCAGCTTGGTTTTGAAGTCGTAATCCATTCTAACCCATAAATGCGTCTTaatttacaataaaataaaatattaattattacATGCATTAATTAAATAATCTGGTCGTTTTATTCCCCCACCATTTCCTTGTTTGGGATTTTGGTCTGCTCCGCTTAATGTTCACTGGCTCGTTGACGTTTCTAATTGGCGCGACGGGAATTCTGGGTAGTGTAGTGCTGCTGCGCAGGCACCAGCGGTAGGTCGAACGGAAGCGTCGGCTCTGTGGAACTACAGCCCGCGTTTCTCTCTGCGGTTTGTTGCACTTTGCGTACCCATGAACGTTCTTCAAAAATGCAGGCATTGGTGGTTGAGACGGCAACGTTACCGTGTTGTTAATGCAAAATTGACCCATGATAAAACCCCCTATCTATTTCATCGTcgtctcattaaaaaaaaaaaaggtatacAGAAAAAGACAGTAAAGCTgaaattatattaaataaaagcGAACCACTTGCATTGTCGAACTAactaaaaaatgcttttcagttaTTTAAGTTGAATTATTATCGTTGCAAAGTTCGAATGCAAATCCTCAGTAATAACAGCAGTGCTGTGTAATTATGCACGATACTCACTTTGTTCTATTTGTTTGCATGTATAACAGTATCAAGAGTTTTCCTGCAGTCAAATAATTATTACCTCACCTTcagtaaatcaataaatgtaaTTGTCATTAAACCAGCTGTTATGAATATAATTCTTTTGTACCTAACTAGTACTAAATGTGCTATTGGTGCACTGTGCACTGGTATGAACCATATTAAAGATTTTCTTTTAAGTTTGTCAATCCAGATGTTATGGACTTTTACATGGTGACATTCTACTATGTTGTTATTTTGGCATCCCATCAATTTTCTTCTGCTTATCTGAAATGGAGTTGGGGAAGTGGAGAGGATCATACTTCCCTCTCTCGGGAAACATGTCTAGAATTTGCTTCTGGTCaaagcagcacaacacagcACACACCCTTCAATCACGAGCAACACAAGATAATAAAACCGAAGATACTCTTGCCAGATAATGTGGATTGTCCGAGAGAAGAGAATAGTCTAATATCCAGGCTGGactttcctgtttttttttttcagttattaaGTTAAGTGCCCAATTTAAAATGCTAATATGTAAAATAGTCATTCTTTAAATAAAGCATTATTGTCGTAAAACCTGATGTAGAATTCACAGTCCAAtttcgatgaaaaaaaaaacaattagaaGCTTTATTTAATCGTGTGCTTCGTTAGTTTTTAATAATCATAACAAAGACTGACTTTAAAGCTGGACGTCAAAAGCGTAGACGACTGTAATATCACGTGGCTACAAGCCGGAACCCTATTGGCCAAGGCGCCGCTGCCAAGCGTATATATAAGGGAGCTGCGCACGCTCCTCAGTCAGAGCTGTACGCAGTATGGCTGGCGATATTAGCTAGCATTCGCTCACGGTGTTCTCTGAAAAAGGGAAGACGGTAACTCAAGACTAAACCAACACCTGGACTGTTTAAGGACAGCACTTCCATAAGTTGTTACAGATCGAGGAAGGATTATTGCATCTGGCAACGTTACTACCGATCTTTTTGTTGGGCGTCTGTTGTCTCATCATGGAAGATAACGGTGCACATTTCTTCGAGGGGACCGAGAAGCTGTTGGAGGTTTGGTTCTCTCGGCAGGATGAGACCAAAGGAACCGGGGACCTGCGAACCATCCCAAGGTCTGTGGCTATATATCAGGTGTCAGCCCTTCACTAACCAGCATATGGCGTTCATCTCTCAAACATACGTATGTAATGACGTGTTACTAGCGTCTCTAGCGTTAGCAAATGTGTCAGTGTTTTACCTTGTGACCCGTAAAAAGCGGTAATACCCGCcgtttaattcattcattccagCAACCTAGCAACGAGCTAGCTAGCAGCGTCACTGGAAAATGGCCACCCCCTCAAGAGTTGAATTTGCCAGCTGAGTCATTCATTCTCAGGGTGTTTCTGACGACCTTACCCCAACTATTTCTCGATTCTTTTTGATTGTGGccggtgttttgtcaagaaagaCGTTAGGTTTTTGACGCAATCGGTAACCCGAGAATCGCTAACAGTCAATAATTCTTGGTTGACTACACATTCATGTCGTCGGTTTAGGACTAAGGACTGAATTGGACTGAATCAACATGTGATTAAAATGTAAGATCTAGTTCGATCAACACTACATTCTGGCGGGATTGACTCGGCGTCACTATCATTGATAGCACACGCGTCTTTTGAGTGACATCAAGTTTGTTCCAACTAGTTAAATGTATAAGCCGGCGATCTCATGGATAAAAACGAGAAGTTGTGTTTataatcagattttttttttctgactgcgTCACCCCGAGTCCCACTGGGCCTCAGTGAGGACTGAAGGAAGCATGTGGTCGCGCGTCGTCACCGCGTGTTACTCCGGTAGCTAAGAAACCGGCCGCCGACAACTCGCTTGGAAACCAATGATAATCGCTGTGCACTTTCACCCTGTCCACTCCTTCGATTTGAATGCTTTTATAGCGTAAAGTGTAATCCACGTGCTGTGTCACAGTTCTGACCCATGTGGCGCATAACCGGCGTATCACACAACAGATGCGCTTTCATTCGCCTCAAAGCGTCAAACAAGATATTGACGCATGGTAAATCCGATGTATATAATGTTCTTATATAGGACTCTGGATTCTACAAGTTGTTCCGGTCACGTTCCCGGCCATGCAGCGACTCCCCTCCCAGTCGCTCTGATTGGCTAAAGGGTCGCTCTACTGCCATTTGCTTGACTGCATTCGAGGGAAAGACTCTGAATCCAAGTGCGTGGCGCGTTGAGAAATGTATAGACACCGAGGGTGCAGGAGGCATCACACCGGTGTACCTGGTGCGCTCCCTTTTTAGGTGGTAGTTATCAGACATCATGATCTGACACTCATAAAATGTACAGTAGATGATGGTGTTTCTTTGAACAGTTTATTCTAGTCAAGTCTCCATCTTTAATAAACCAGTTAGTTGCGTCTGATTTGACTTGCATTTCTTCCACACATCACTACGTGAAATATGGAGCTGCCAAGCTGTGACTCTGCTGTGAGGCAACGCTTAAGTCagatatttaaatgaatgaagcGTAGAGGTCAGTGAGTAGCCGGACAAGTGGATAATGATTTACAAGGGCAACAGCTGGGTGCAATGATCAGCCCCACTGTCACAAATTCTCTCCCCTGGAAACCAGTCAAGATTGTCCTGTCAGCCAGACGGTGTCTCGCATTCCTGCCATTGCCTACATAACAAAGTTGACCCGAGGAGTCTGTATACAAATGAAGTGGCCAGACAGGTGAGATGGAACCGAGAGCTGGATCCCAGTCAACGTTCAAATGGGTCTTCAAGAGCACCTGATTCACAAGTGCTTTCACTTGCTCAGCCGTTGGTTTTAGCCTTTCCGTCCGTCATCTAGCGTCTGTATTTGCCTAATATAACCATGCAGTGGTGTGTGATCGGCACGGATGACCACTACCATGTTATCTGCCAGTCTAATCTGGTTCTTTCCTGGAGAACACTCTGTCTGAGGAAAATCGGATCCTGCTGAGGCTCCCAAAATAGCACGAGGAGTCAATTTCACACTGAAACGAGAGCTGACCCAAGTCTCCAGTAACCTTCCTCTCTGGTATGAAGCACTACGGCGGCAGTGCTCTCACAGCTCAGAGTTAAAAATGGCATGGCAGCCGACTGAGCCCAGGAAAATTAATAGTTGTATGTTTTACTTAATGGATGCGACTGGAACTGTGGTGGCAAGGCTTGGCCCATGTTTCAAAGTTTCCACATAGCAACATTTCATTGGactttttgtttccatttgacATCTTTAAAATCTCAATTTGTGACATCGGGACATGGAGATTAAGTCAACAGTGTTATCAAGCAGATCATCTGATAGCTGCACGTGCCCGCCCAAGGTCACTGTTAACATCACCACTTGTTCAATGAGGTCATTTTAGTGGGCTGCCAAGTTGGTCAACTGACACCTCCCCCTCCACAAGTACTCTTCTTCAACAAACGCCCATTTTGCAAGCTATTGTTATGAAGCCGTCGCAGTGAGCAAGCCATTTCACAAGAGGCCACATGACACTGATGCAAGAGCTCTACTCCAGAGTTTTTTCTTCGTCCGCTGTAATGGCTGTGTGAAGTTTATAAGCAGCTGCTATACGCATTTCCAGTTCCAATCTGAAATCAAGGCACTTTATGACAATGTGGATTGACCATGCTTCATGTTGGTCTCAGCAAGAGTTTCATCATAGTCTTGTGAAAGACAGGAAGTCAAATGCCAACCTAACCATCAAGATCGTGTTTCTGATCAGAACCCCTCTGCTACTTTCACATCTGGTCTTCTGCTGCTGGCAACAAAACAATCTGGGATATGACAAAGCGGTCCAGTGTTGCCGCACGCCCACACATGTTCACAGTTGCTGACCTCTAACCGGGACACAATCTTGTATATTTGCTCATCAGCAGCATCCACTTATTTATTACATGGTTTCTATGGTGACGTGTCATGAGCACACCAGCAAGTAACCCAGTTTTCGGTTTAATTTCCAAGCAGTCAGCATCTCGATACATGTCAGAAGAGTTTTATGTACTTTTAAAATGGTCTTGTTTTACAAACCATTAAGTTGTgtgcactttctttttttctctttcaggtTTGAGTGGGACAAACTTTTGGAGAATGTGCATTGTTTGATCATAAGTGTGACAAAGACTGACAAGCAGGAAGCTTATATACTCAGGTAGGATCCTCAGCACCCTGGTTTCCTGTGATTAGATGGCAGCCAGGATTAGACCGTGGTCACGTCTAAGTCTTGTTGCCATAAATGGCGCGTCACCTTGGTTGACCAGACGAAGCAGAGGGCGCCTTTGTGCCGTATCGTCTGGGGAAGGTTTTCCCAAACTGTAGCGCATATCTGACGTTACAAATATCCACTCTTTTGTCCACAGTGAGAGTAGCATGTTTGTCTCCAAGAGACGTTTCATTTTGAAGACATGTGGAACCACCCTCTTACTACAAGCACTGGTGCCTCTGCTGGAACTCGCCAGGGAGTACTGCGGTTTTGATGCCATCGAGGTACCCAACCCTTATGACTTCATTGCTTCTTAAATGTCAATTTCattctcactttttttgttatttttcagaACTTCTTCTACTCCCGCAAGAACTTCATGAAGCCAACTCATCAAGAGTTCCCTCATCGGAACTTCCAAGAGGAAGTGGACTTTCTAGGCCAGATTTTCCCAAGTATGTCCTCTTGTCTACTTGTCTTTCAAGAGATTCAGCTCAAGTTGATGGCTTATATTGTCACACTTTTTAATCTGTACAGTACATATTTACTCTTAATTCGTGGTGTAAAATGTTGACGCAGTATTTTCTCCCCTCCTGTTCCAGATGGTGCTGCTTATTGTATGGGACGTTTGAACTCTGACTGCTGGTAGGCTGGTTTCTAAACGCCAAATTTTGTGAAGATATCTGTGTGAATagtaaaatatgtatttactcTGTGACAGGTACCTGTTTACTCTGGACTTACCGGAGTACTGGGAAAACAAGCATGCGGATCAGACGCTGGAAGTTCTGATGAGCGACCTTGATCCAGCCATTATGGACCAGTTCTATATGAAAGATGGTGTTTCTGCAAGTGATGTCACTCGTgtaagcagttttttttaaggAGTTGTCGAAGCTGTGAGAAATGGTCGGTTGACTTTGTCCTTCTTGCATCTTTCCTTGACAGATGAGTGGAATTCGTGACCTGATACCAGGTTCTGTGATCGATGCCACAATGTTCAACCCTTGTGGATACTCAATGAATGGAATGAAGACTGATGTAAGGGCATTTCTGTGGGCGACGGATGGCGAGTCCATTCTCCGATGTAACACTTGTTCTTCTCTCCAGGGAACCTACTGGACCATCCACATCACCCCAGAGCCAGAGTTCTCCTACGTCAGTTTTGAAACCAACCTTTCCCAGACATCATACGACGACCTTGTCAGGAAGGTTGTTGATGTGTTCAAGCCAGGGAAATTTGTGACTACGCTGTTTGTCAATCAGGCATGTGTCGGCTGTCTTTCCAGTAGAAGTGATGTTTTTCGGGTCTAATTGAGTTTTCCCTTTCCTTCTGCAGAGCTCCAAGTGCCGCTCTGTCTTTTCTTCTGCCCAGAAGCTCGACGGCTACAAGCGGATGGACCGCCAGCTGGCTCAATTCAACGATTACAATTTTGTCTTTACAAGCTACTCCAAGAACTGCCAGCAGAACCAGACAAGCTGAGGGTTGAGAATGAAAAAGAGGCGTAAAAAAGGTGGCCgaccttctggccaccttgtgTTAGAAAGAATTTATCGATCCTCTCTTGCTGTTCTCTGCTGTCGGTGTTCTCTGACATGTGGCGAGGGCC
This window of the Synchiropus splendidus isolate RoL2022-P1 chromosome 12, RoL_Sspl_1.0, whole genome shotgun sequence genome carries:
- the amd1 gene encoding S-adenosylmethionine decarboxylase proenzyme, coding for MEDNGAHFFEGTEKLLEVWFSRQDETKGTGDLRTIPRFEWDKLLENVHCLIISVTKTDKQEAYILSESSMFVSKRRFILKTCGTTLLLQALVPLLELAREYCGFDAIENFFYSRKNFMKPTHQEFPHRNFQEEVDFLGQIFPNGAAYCMGRLNSDCWYLFTLDLPEYWENKHADQTLEVLMSDLDPAIMDQFYMKDGVSASDVTRMSGIRDLIPGSVIDATMFNPCGYSMNGMKTDGTYWTIHITPEPEFSYVSFETNLSQTSYDDLVRKVVDVFKPGKFVTTLFVNQSSKCRSVFSSAQKLDGYKRMDRQLAQFNDYNFVFTSYSKNCQQNQTS